A window of Theileria parva strain Muguga chromosome 4 map unlocalized ctg_529, whole genome shotgun sequence genomic DNA:
AGCTTATTTGTAACATACTGAGCACTCCACTAACCGAATATATGGATACCTTTCTGGATTATTTCACCAATGACTATGATTCATTTAAGcaatgtgttaattatttgtcaGTTAAGCCATCAAATGAaaagtttttaataaaatcgAGTACAAGTCAAATATCCTCAAGCTACACTTACAAGCCCAAATATCCAAACGAGAATGAggaaaattttttatttaattcacCCTTGAATGGTAAACTTGATTGTATCAAGTTGAAATACCAATCTAGCAACAACATCTACGATCCTTGTGATAATCAATCTGCATTGGATGACCTAGGTATATATGAGACCATGATCGGCTCTTCAGAGCTAACTGATATAACCAAAATGATGGATGATGAATTCAACTCACACTATGTTAAGGCAAACAATTTCCAGAGTTTCTTCATCGATGTCACAAAATTACTAATAAAACTTCCCGATTTAGGCTCAGATTTGCTCTTAGCACCTCAATTGATACTTATACTTCTCGACTACATTATCATTCCATACTTCTTCACCTATATTGAAACGATGTATGAACGCCATAATGTAAAGGAggttgaaaaattaatggaaGTCTGCAAATCACTGCCTAATGACGTGTGCATTACGATTTCAAACGACGTCAAAACTCACATTTACCATTCCTTCATCTGTAGGAGCGGGTATATTTACGACAAGTTGACCAAAAATAAGGAGAATGAGTTCCGATTCCACATTTCATCGAGGCTTAAAAACATACCTCCAACGCCGGatatttttagaaattcAGTCAGTGAGATCAAGGATGAGGATGTTGGAAGCCTGGTCGTATTAACGTGTACAGTAGTTCTTTCAGGTACTTCAAACAGATTGATTTAGTAATTAGGTGTAATGAGTATCATCGAAGACGAACGTGAGTATGTTTGTAAAACCTGTTTCAAGTCTTTTGTATCCAAAGCCTCATGTGAatcttatttatatacaagCCAATTCAGGTGCCCGCTTTTTCAAGaaggtattttaattactaaaatttattattaggAACATATCCAAAGCAAAGGTGTCCAGGATCAACATTTGATAAGGGAGCATACTTTTCAAGATCAGACTACCAAGAAATTAGGTAATCGCCtatattaacactatatCACCATCCACGATACCACAACATCATCAAATTAATTAGGTGCCAATCAATCTTTAACTCTGATTGTAATATAAGCTCAATATCAGCTATTCCAGTGGTTCTTAGAAAAGAAATTTGCGGAACATGTTTCCCAGGCGATACTGTCCATGTCTCAGGGTTTGTCAGAAGAAGGTGGTCTAGAGTAAAGAATGGGGAAAGGTATCCTTATTAATTACTTAATTTCTGTTAAGGTGCGAGTCTGAATTATTCATTGATGCTAATAATATCGAGTGCGTTAATTGGAAGGCAATAAGTGGAATCAACAATGTGATATACCAACAAGGTATGGTCAAACTATGATTATATTAATCCACAGCAAACTCATACGAGGACTTTTGGAACTATCACAGAAACGATGAAATATCTTCAAGaaatattatcatcaaTTCTATTTGCACTGATCTTCTAAATGTTGATAATGCCAAGCTAGGGCTAATCCTAACGCTAATAGGTACACTAATGGTTTAATTAAACTTTTTAGGTGGATTCTCGACTGACGATAAACTCGATGAGAACAATAACAGATGGGCAAAATACTTCAACGATCAATCgaaaaataacaaattcaaCCGAGATGAGGTTTTTGAGGGTGTGAAGAAGAAGGGGAATAGTAAGGAACATTTATGGCGCATATATGAATATAGGAACTAGAACTCAATGCCATATCCTATTTGTTGGGGATCCGGCTACAGGGAAATCACATTTGTTAGAATACGCAACTGAAATTTCATACCGGCATGTCTCTGTAATAGGTTCGTTTAGAACCATAATATTCGTGATTAGGCACCAACTGCACATCCGTTGGATTAACCTGTACAATAGTCAGGGATGGAGGAGATAGTATGCTAGCAGCAGGCGCCCTAGTATTAGCATCGGGAGGAATTTGCTGTATTGACGAGTTTTCGGAGATAAGAAATGATGATAAATCCTGTTTACATGAGGCCATGGAACAACAAGTGATTTCAGTAGCAAAGGTATTTTGTATTCGTTCAATATCCTTTTAGTCAGGGTTAAAGTGTACCCTTAACTGTCAGTGTACTATAATTGCCTcatcaaattataaattcgGTAAgcaaattagtaaaaagAAGCAGGAAGATCAAACAGTCAATGAACACAGAATCATCAATATTAACACCCCCTTACCGCTTCTAACAAGATTCGACTTAATCATTGTGATGACTGATAACTCAACAGAAGAGTTGGATATAGTCGAATTTCTGCTCGATGATGATAATGAGAGGTTGAATAGCATGACCAGTGATGAGAAATCTAATTTAGACTGGTCCTCTGTGAATACAATGAAAAACTATATACAATTTGTTAGGGAAAACTTAATGCCTTCAATGCCCCCTTCTTGCCAACTGATAATTGATAGATATTACGCTGAGATTCGAACAATATCGTTCAATTTGGAATATGGTGGTGGACCAACAGTAAGAACCGTAGAAAGCATCGTAAGATTATCCCAGGCACATGCCAGATTAATGTTCAGAAACATAATCAAGGTCTTTGACGTTGGTAAGTATCCTTATTAATATCCGTTAATTTAGTTTCTGTAATATTAATCATGGAGTTTGGGCTACAAGGGTATACAATTGGGTGTATAAATGCGAAAGACCAAGTGGTGGATAGAACAGGGCttttttgtaatataaaagGAATCTTTAACCAATATGTAAAGAATAATGCCTATAAGTTTAAAGGTGTGGATACGAATGAAGTAAAATTTCCGAATGGAATCACGACGCAGCCAATGTATGATTATTTCGAAGGACTTCTCTTTGAGAGATTGAAATTGGCAAGGTCTGAGAATAACCCGGAAGACATTTTAAgtctgtaaaatatgtttgataatttattctttttattcataataCATTCCAACATTCCAaccttacacatttttatcaaaatttcgattttataaagaattttgtaaattaaaataaaaatgtgattgttttaaaattttgtagaATAAAATGGTTTAGAATCAGACAAAACGATGTTAATTAGAGTTTCATTCTCATTTATAgaattttgtaattttaacgCAAAATGTATAAACAAAAGAGctttttataaatgttttaGAAGTTTTTCTAGGTATTCtatcattaatttactaattttatttcagTGAAccaaataattgtgtaaaaaatgatgaaataaCAACATCAGAGTCGTTTGTAACAGTCGAAAATTATCCTAAACCGTTTTTATACAATGAAACCAATGTTGTTGATATTATGGACGATTCTTCTGTCTCCAGGATGGGTATTCTATCAAGAGAACAGTTTCTATCAACGAAAagaacaaatttaattgataaaaCACAGTATGAAAAGTTGAAGCCGCACGAGGTTAGatgtttatttaaattcaaaCCAATTAGGCTAACAAATATGTCACATCAAAAAAAGATggattttatttatatgaTAAAACTAAGATATCAGTTACTGATGAACAAACAAAGCTACCAAACTACAAGAAAATGATagaaaaatcaaaaatattatcatattcCAATGATACATCAATACAAAGGTtattttagataatttataaattaatttagaaaACAAAAAAAGGATAAATTGACATTTCAGGACAAAGtaacaaaataattcaatattaatattcaGAATATATACGACAAGTCAAACGAAGATTATTTCAAATCGTACTTTAAAGATAGAGAAAGAATCTTTGAcggtaaaaaataaattttaatttggttCTAAAGGCTTGagtgataaaataaaatcatttgaGGATGAAATTATGAAGAACACAGTGAGTCCAGTAGGAAATAGAACCAGAATATCACCTAACAAATACTGGTAAGATatggaaaataaaatattcttaGGATTAAAGAGGGGTATAAAT
This region includes:
- the MCM9 gene encoding MCM2/3/5 family protein, whose translation is MSRYRRKGNSYKNHNTSNDNHNSNDIFILDKKFQPFGKPEENLEYKSKLICNILSTPLTEYMDTFLDYFTNDYDSFKQCVNYLSVKPSNEKFLIKSSTSQISSSYTYKPKYPNENEENFLFNSPLNGKLDCIKLKYQSSNNIYDPCDNQSALDDLGIYETMIGSSELTDITKMMDDEFNSHYVKANNFQSFFIDVTKLLIKLPDLGSDLLLAPQLILILLDYIIIPYFFTYIETMYERHNVKEVEKLMEVCKSLPNDVCITISNDVKTHIYHSFICRSGYIYDKLTKNKENEFRFHISSRLKNIPPTPDIFRNSVSEIKDEDVGSLVVLTCTVVLSGVMSIIEDEREYVCKTCFKSFVSKASCESYLYTSQFRCPLFQEGTYPKQRCPGSTFDKGAYFSRSDYQEIRCQSIFNSDCNISSISAIPVVLRKEICGTCFPGDTVHVSGFVRRRWSRVKNGERCESELFIDANNIECVNWKAISGINNVIYQQANSYEDFWNYHRNDEISSRNIIINSICTDLLNVDNAKLGLILTLIGGFSTDDKLDENNNRWAKYFNDQSKNNKFNRDEVFEGVKKKGNRTRTQCHILFVGDPATGKSHLLEYATEISYRHVSVIGTNCTSVGLTCTIVRDGGDSMLAAGALVLASGGICCIDEFSEIRNDDKSCLHEAMEQQVISVAKSGLKCTLNCQCTIIASSNYKFGKQISKKKQEDQTVNEHRIININTPLPLLTRFDLIIVMTDNSTEELDIVEFLLDDDNERLNSMTSDEKSNLDWSSVNTMKNYIQFVRENLMPSMPPSCQLIIDRYYAEIRTISFNLEYGGGPTVRTVESIVRLSQAHARLMFRNIIKVFDVVSVILIMEFGLQGYTIGCINAKDQVVDRTGLFCNIKGIFNQYVKNNAYKFKGVDTNEVKFPNGITTQPMYDYFEGLLFERLKLARSENNPEDILSL